A stretch of Lathyrus oleraceus cultivar Zhongwan6 chromosome 6, CAAS_Psat_ZW6_1.0, whole genome shotgun sequence DNA encodes these proteins:
- the LOC127092471 gene encoding E3 ubiquitin-protein ligase SINAT2 codes for MDLGGTGSSFKEVLESHMIFSDYEKAKFKSEANCNNTFVKSRICSDGKNGNNSKNGVYDLLECPVCKNLMYPPIHQCPNGHTLCSNCKTAVHNRCPTCHRDLGNIRCLALEKVAESMELPCRYQNLGCHDIFPYHTKLKHEQNCRFRPYNCPYAGSECSIMCDIPTLMAHLKNDHKVDVHDGFTFNHRYVKSNPHEVENATWMLTVFNCFGKHFCLHFEAFLLGTAPVYMTFLRFLGDEKEAKKFRYSLEVGGNSRKLTWQGIPRSIRESHRKVRDSQDGLIIQRNLALYFSGGDKQQLKLRITGRIWKEE; via the exons ATGGATCTGGGAGGCACTGGGAGTTCGTTCAAAGAAGTTCTTGAATCACACATGATTTTTTCAGATTATGAGAAAGCTAAGTTTAAATCGGAGGCCAATTGTAATAATACGTTCGTAAAATCAAGGATTTGTTCGGATGGGAAGAACGGAAATAATTCAAAGAATGGTGTTTATGACTTACTCGAGTGCCCTGTTTGCAAGAATTTGATGTATCCCCCAATTCATCAG TGCCCAAATGGCCATACCTTATGTTCAAATTGTAAAACTGCGGTGCATAACCGTTGCCCAACATGTCATCGTGATCTTGGGAATATAAGGTGTTTGGCTTTAGAGAAGGTTGCAGAATCAATGGAGCTTCCTTGCAGATATCAAAATCTAGGTTGTCATGATATATTCCCGTACCACACTAAACTAAAGCACGAACAAAATTGTCGATTTCGTCCATACAATTGCCCTTACGCCGGATCAGAGTGCTCTATAATGTGTGACATTCCAACTCTTATGGCACATCTCAAGAATGATCACAAGGTTGACGTACATGATGGATTCACCTTCAACCATCGATACGTCAAATCAAATCCACACGAAGTTGAAAATGCCACATGGATGCTAACG GTTTTCAATTGTTTTGGAAAGCATTTTTGCTTGCACTTCGAGGCGTTTCTACTCGGCACAGCTCCCGTTTATATGACGTTTTTACGATTTTTAGGAGATGAGAAAGAGGCAAAGAAATTCAGGTATAGCTTAGAGGTCGGTGGAAATAGCCGCAAACTCACATGGCAAGGAATACCAAGGAGCATCCGCGAGAGTCATAGAAAAGTCCGTGATAGTCAAGACGGACTCATCATTCAGAGAAACCTAGCTCTTTATTTTTCCGGTGGCGATAAACAACAGTTAAAGTTGAGGATCACTGGTCGTATATGGAAAGAAGAATGA